A window of the Fulvia fulva chromosome 3, complete sequence genome harbors these coding sequences:
- a CDS encoding Vacuolar protein sorting-associated protein 33A: MAVHAAATAINTQEITDKARRELLHHLEAVRGKKNLVIEKSLAGTVGLIVKFSTLQEYGVDKPFFLENHNIDSSQRNIIFMVRGEDAKKIRMLAEQIKLVRSQSQTDHDFTIIWVPRRTLVSNLILEEHGVLGEANITELALHFVPLEPDLLSLELDDAFSQLCLRKDPTSLFASAKALMLLQKQYGLFPRILGKGDNAKRLADLLQRMRNEEDVNAAVDPNSAYLTSFGLTPSHLIENLIIIDRDVDFPTVLSTQLTYEGLLDEAFGITNNTTEVDSSILGGAPPTQSQSQTNGSTPTPTAATKRKVVLDGTDKLYPDLRDANFATVGPMLNRTARRLASDNETMHNKDQTVADLKNVVAKLPSYQAESASLKIHTSLAEELMRVTRSESFGRMLEVQQNLLAGTDPTTVHENIEELIARDTPLTTVLRLLCLESCLSNGIRQRDLDHFKRHILQAYGYQHALTLTSLGKMNLLLPKESHRGYLNPIAGAAGQTATDWNGSRKALSLWIDEVKESDPEDVAYVFSGYAPLSVRLVQCILQKIYLHNISNPKNATSNSATPGTSGTGWKHFEDAISRIRGATVDITQKGSDADASHARKTLRGIKEGPKVSVVFFLGGVTYAEIAALRFVSQQLEESSGRKLVIGTTGIINGKRAVDVAVEKRAFGGEG; this comes from the exons ATGGCTGTCCACGCGGCCGCAACGGCCATCAACACCCAGGAGATCACTGACAAGGCGCGGAGGGAGCTCTTGCATCACCTGGAAGCT GTCCGTGGCAAGAAGAACCTGGTCATTGAGAAGTCTTTAGCTGGCACCGTTGGCCTCATCGTCAAGTTCAGCACGCTCCAAGAGTATGGCGTGGACAAGCCGTTCTTCCTCGAGAACCACAACATCGACTCCAGCCAGCGAAACATCATCTTCATGGTCCGTGGAGAGGATGCAAAGAAGATACGCATGCTAGCAG AACAGATCAAGCTTGTTCGGAGTCAAAGCCAGACCGACCACGACTTCACCATCATCTGGGTACCACGGCGGACACTAGTCAGCAACCTGATACTCGAAGAACATGGTGTGCTGGGAGAAGCAAACATCACCGAGCTTGCGCTCCACTTTGTTCCTCTGGAGCCGGATCTTCTGTCGCTCGAGCTCGACGATGCCTTCAGCCAGCTGTGTCTAAGGAAGGACCCGACAAGCCTCTTCGCATCTGCGAAGGCATTGATGCTGCTGCAAAAGCAGTATGGCCTGTTTCCACGTATCCTGGGCAAAGGTGACAACGCAAAGAGACTGGCTGATCTGCTGCAACGAATGCGCAATGAAGAAGACGTCAATGCCGCTGTAGATCCAAACAGCGCATACCTCACATCCTTTGGCCTCACCCCAAGTCATCTGATTGAGAACTTGATCATCATCGACCGCGATGTGGACTTTCCCACAGTGCTGTCAACGCAGCTGACCTACGAAGGCCTACTGGATGAAGCATTTGGTATCACCAACAACACCACCGAAGTCGACTCTTCCATCCTCGGCGGTGCACCGCCAACACAATCACAGTCACAAACCAATGGCTCGACACCAACGCCGACTGCTGCAACCAAACGGAAAGTCGTTCTAGATGGCACAGATAAGCTATATCCCGATCTGCGGGATGCCAATTTCGCTACAGTCGGTCCAATGCTCAACCGCACAGCTCGCCGCCTAGCGTCCGACAACGAAACCATGCACAACAAGGACCAAACAGTAGCAGACCTGAAGAACGTGGTCGCGAAACTGCCATCCTATCAGGCTGAATCGGCCAGTCTTAAGATCCACACCAGTCTAGCAGAGGAGCTCATGAGAGTGACCCGCAGCGAGAGCTTCGGGCGCATGCTGGAAGTGCAGCAGAATCTCCTCGCGGGTACAGACCCCACGACTGTGCACGAGAACATTGAAGAACTGATCGCCCGTGACACGCCACTAACCACTGTCCTGCGCCTCCTATGTTTAGAGTCCTGCCTCTCCAATGGCATCCGGCAACGAGATCTGGACCACTTCAAACGTCACATCCTCCAAGCCTATGGATACCAACATGCTCTGACCCTCACCTCCCTCGGGAAGATGAACTTGCTACTGCCCAAGGAGTCACACCGAGGCTACCTCAACCCGATCGCCGGCGCAGCCGGCCAAACAGCCACCGACTGGAACGGCTCGCGCAAGGCACTCTCACTTTGGATTGACGAAGTGAAAGAATCAGACCCGGAGGATGTTGCTTACGTCTTCTCTGGCTATGCCCCTCTGAGCGTGAGGCTTGTGCAATGCATCTTGCAGAAGATATACCTGCACAATATATCCAACCCCAAAAACGCCACCTCCAACTCTGCAACACCCGGGACGTCCGGCACAGGCTGGAAACATTTCGAAGACGCCATCTCCCGAATTCGAGGTGCGACGGTCGACATCACTCAGAAAGGCAGCGACGCAGACGCATCTCACGCCCGTAAGACTTTGCGTGGGATTAAGGAAGGGCCGAAGGTCAGCGTTGTGTTCTTCCTGGGTGGCGTGACGTATGCAGAAATAGCGGCTTTAAGATTTGTTAGCCAGCAGCTTGAGGAGAGTAGTGGAAGGAAGTTGGTGATTGGGACGACGGGTATCATCAACGGCAAGAGAGCGGTCGATGTGGCGGTTGAGAAGAGAGCTTTCGGTGGGGAGGGATAA
- a CDS encoding Histidine--tRNA ligase, mitochondrial, whose amino-acid sequence MKRFPRTALSAPLHHTLCYRLPSPRFTPFNHFRAITINTDDMGKEKAPQFPLKVPKGTKDWDGKDMVIREKIFNTITDVFKRHGAVTIDTPVFELKEILSGKYGEDSKLIYDLADQGGELCSLRYDLTVPFARWLAMNSSVQNIKRYHIAKVYRRDQPAMTKGRMREFYQCDFDIAGAYDPMLPDAEILRITCEIFEALGWKGRYTIKLNHRKILDGIFLVCGVPTDKVRTISSAVDKLDKSPWEEVRKEMTEEKGLDPDVADRIGEYVVQKGGQELLEKLQKGEKLSNIESAKAGLEDISLLFSYLRTFGILERISFDMSLARGLDYYTGLIYEVVTEGSAPPASEANGAPKRKSKKPSKSADGDEDRSDDPSVGVGSVAAGGRYDNLVAMFSGKQQIPCVGISFGVERIFSITKQRLATDASAAPIRMSEVDVYVMAFGGKGFEGLLQERMDVAKRLWDAGIKAEFSWKVKPKLPQQFKAAEANSVPFAVILGEEELAAGQIKIKEMGLPEGHAEKDGVLVQLVDLEREVKDRIARQT is encoded by the exons ATGAAGCGCTTCCCGCGAACAGCCCTCTCCGCTCCTTTGCATCATACCCTGTGCTATCGACTGCCGAGTCCACGCTTCACTCCCTTCAACCACTTTCGAGCAATCACCATCAACACCGACGACATGGGGAAAGAGAAGGCGCCGCAGTTCCCCTTGAAGGTGCCCAAGGGTACCAAAGATTGGGATGGCAAGGACATGGTCATCAGGGAGAAGATCTTCAACACCATCACTGACGTCTTCAAGCGCCACGGAGCAGTGACAATTGACACGCCAGTCTTCGAGCTCAAGGAGATCCTCTCAGGCAAATACGGCGAAGACAGCAAACTCATCTACGACCTCGCAGACCAAGGCGGCGAACTCTGTTCCCTCCGCTACGACCTCACAGTGCCCTTCGCGCGATGGCTCGCCATGAACTCCTCCGTCCAGAACATCAAGCGCTACCACATCGCCAAAGTCTACCGCCGAGATCAGCCCGCCATGACCAAAGGCCGCATGCGTGAGTTCTACCAATGCGACTTCGACATTGCTGGTGCCTACGACCCAATGCTTCCCGATGCCGAGATTCTGCGAATCACATGCGAGATCTTCGAGGCGCTGGGCTGGAAGGGCCGATACACGATCAAGCTCAATCACCGCAAGATTCTGGATGGTATATTCTTGGTGTGTGGTGTCCCTACGGACAAGGTGCGGACGATATCGTCGGCGGTGGACAAGCTGGATAAGTCGCCGTGGGAGGAGGTGCGGAAAGAGATGACCGAGGAGAAGGGGCTAGATCCGGACGTGGCAGATCGCATCGGCGAGTATGTGGTGCAGAAGGGCGGACAAGAGCTGCTGGAGAAGCTACAGAAGGGCGAGAAGCTATCGAACATCGAGTCGGCAAAG GCCGGTCTCGAGGATATCTCACTCCTCTTCAGCTATTTACGAACTTTCGGCATCCTCGAGCGCATTTCATTCGACATGTCGCTCGCGCGCGGACTCGACTACTACACAGGACTCATTTACGAGGTCGTCACAGAAGGCTCCGCACCACCCGCATCGGAAGCGAATGGCGCGCCAAAGCGAAAGTCAAAGAAACCATCGAAATCAGCAGACGGAGACGAAGACCGCTCTGACGACCCCAGCGTCGGGGTGGGTTCCGTGGCAGCGGGAGGACGCTACGACAACCTCGTGGCCATGTTTAGCGGAAAGCAGCAGATTCCTTGTGTCGGCATCTCCTTCGGTGTGGAGCGCATTTTCAGTATCACGAAACAACGACTGGCGACTGATGCATCGGCGGCACCGATCCGAATGAGTGAAGTGGATGTGTATGTGATGGCCTTTGGTGGCAAGGGCTTTGAGGGCCTACTACAAGAGCGCATGGACGTTGCTAAGAGACTCTGGGACGCTGGGATCAAAGCGGAATTCAGCTGGAAAGTCAAGCCGAAGCTGCCGCAGCAGTTCAAGGCCGCGGAAGCTAACTCCGTGCCTTTTGCTGTCATCTTAGGCGAGGAGGAGCTTGCTGCTGGCCAAATCAAAATCAAAGAGATGGGACTACCGGAGGGCCACGCAGAGAAGGACGGCGTGTTGGTACAGCTAGTGGACCTCGAGCGGGAGGTGAAGGACAGGATTGCGCGACAAACATAA